The following coding sequences lie in one Bremerella alba genomic window:
- a CDS encoding helix-turn-helix transcriptional regulator, which produces MMSKIEVKLLVTIEEDSIDAIAEQIVKSLHRKLATIGIGTSERTPSKEASRHANYGGTPPEDESLLVDSKQACKLLKISERKLWQMWNSGLMPKPTKIGRVVRWSRQALIEWILAGCPPQ; this is translated from the coding sequence ATGATGTCGAAAATCGAGGTCAAGCTTTTAGTCACGATTGAGGAGGACTCGATTGATGCAATTGCCGAACAAATTGTCAAATCTTTACATAGGAAACTGGCAACAATCGGCATAGGGACGTCGGAAAGAACGCCTTCGAAGGAGGCTTCTCGACATGCTAACTACGGCGGGACACCTCCAGAAGACGAATCGCTATTAGTTGACAGCAAGCAGGCGTGTAAGCTGCTCAAGATTTCCGAGCGAAAGCTTTGGCAGATGTGGAATAGTGGTTTAATGCCTAAGCCAACGAAGATTGGAAGAGTCGTTCGCTGGAGTAGGCAAGCATTAATCGAATGGATTTTAGCAGGCTGTCCCCCGCAATGA
- the drmD gene encoding DISARM system SNF2-like helicase DrmD: protein MNQAIEELKPGQIARIRQRTYLIEQIIKPQRKSDSTLVKLSCVDDDNQGQPLEVLWEKELDPQVLTEEAWKSIASKGFDDSRLFAAYLNTLKWNCVTSTDPKLFQSPFRAGIRLDAYQLEPLRKALRLPRVNLFIADDVGLGKTIEAGLIARELLLRKKVREIIVSCPPSMLLQWKEELEARFGLTFEILDKEYMKRVRRERGFSVNPWSTHTRFLISHRLLIDEAYAGPLRDHLGTFSSGSLFILDEAHHAAPASGQKYAIDSQITRAVRDLAPRFEHRLFLSATPHNGHSNSFSALLEILDPQRFCRGVSVTAKHRDEVIVRRIKEDIREIQGGFPKREVVQVTIDGLPEDAPELKLSRLLDEYRQTREERLKNETKRKQAASSLLIVGLQQRLLSSIEAFARTLKVHRNTVKRQWEKMQAETLQEEESSSAQDLLTGSVDYDDDRATLEEDQLRAEEDAQFEAASAASLGSLEDLNAQQLFAHEQKLLDDMTDVAEQARGHSDARTEKLIEWIREKMCPNLGKRGAQWNDTRVLIFTEYDDTKRYLVGRLEAAIQGSDRAEQRIQIFHGPTPPPKREEIKQAFNTDPRRHPVRILIATDAAREGLNLQAHCHNLFHFDVPWNPSRMEQRNGRIDRKLQPKDEVFCHYFVYTQRPEDRILQVLVRKTKTIKDELGSLSQVIDARLAKSMSQGIRHRSIDTLESELETADLDDYRRAAIEDELEAARERQHDLRQQIDRLRSLLENSRKSIGLDDTHFRSAISCSLQIMGAKQLSPAKDENGIDCFEFPALDERSGADPTWAETMDTLRAPRKRDQKLWEWRRSSPIRPVVFEDPGVVGDDVVHLHLEQRAVQRLLGRFTAQGFVHHDLSRACFAQASDSIPRVILLGRLALYGEGAARLHEELIPVTARWTDPEIRKGPLAPYAKDTEAKTLALLEDSLLTAGGIKLTPEVVSQLQAAAPNDIHELLPQLTTRGEEYAADAIKKLAARGAAEAKAMKEILETQRKHISETIKSISKFSPAQLLIDFGDEQNELEQLNANKRYWTKRLEELREELKTEPARIEDLYTVKATRVEPVGLVYLWPVTG from the coding sequence ATGAATCAGGCTATTGAAGAATTGAAGCCGGGCCAGATCGCTCGTATCCGGCAACGCACTTATCTGATCGAACAAATCATCAAGCCGCAGCGGAAGTCTGACAGTACGCTCGTGAAGCTGTCGTGTGTTGATGACGACAATCAAGGTCAGCCTCTGGAAGTTCTTTGGGAAAAAGAGCTCGACCCTCAAGTCCTCACCGAAGAGGCGTGGAAATCGATTGCCTCCAAGGGCTTCGACGACTCGCGACTCTTTGCTGCCTACCTCAACACGCTCAAGTGGAACTGCGTCACCTCGACCGATCCAAAGCTCTTTCAGTCACCATTCCGCGCCGGCATTCGGCTCGATGCCTATCAGCTGGAGCCGCTTCGCAAAGCTTTGCGTCTTCCCCGAGTCAACCTTTTTATTGCCGACGACGTCGGTTTAGGGAAAACGATCGAGGCAGGCCTGATCGCTCGTGAACTCCTGCTCCGGAAAAAGGTACGGGAGATCATTGTCTCTTGCCCGCCTTCGATGCTTTTGCAATGGAAGGAAGAGTTGGAGGCTCGTTTCGGCCTGACGTTTGAGATCCTCGACAAGGAATACATGAAGCGAGTACGACGCGAGCGTGGTTTCAGCGTCAATCCTTGGAGTACCCACACTCGGTTCCTGATTTCGCATCGGCTTTTGATCGACGAAGCCTACGCCGGCCCCTTACGCGATCACCTGGGCACCTTCAGCAGTGGTTCACTCTTTATCCTCGATGAAGCCCACCATGCTGCACCCGCAAGCGGGCAGAAGTACGCGATCGACTCGCAGATCACCCGGGCCGTCCGAGACTTGGCTCCCCGGTTCGAGCACCGTCTATTTCTGTCAGCGACACCCCACAACGGTCACTCCAACAGTTTCTCAGCTCTGCTAGAGATTCTCGATCCCCAGCGATTTTGTCGCGGGGTTTCCGTGACCGCAAAGCATCGCGATGAGGTGATTGTCCGCCGAATCAAAGAAGACATCCGAGAAATCCAAGGCGGTTTCCCTAAGCGGGAAGTCGTCCAGGTAACAATCGACGGCCTTCCTGAGGACGCTCCCGAGCTAAAGCTTTCGCGACTACTGGACGAGTACCGCCAAACCCGGGAAGAACGCCTTAAGAACGAAACCAAGCGCAAACAGGCCGCTTCAAGCTTGCTGATCGTGGGTCTTCAGCAACGACTCTTATCGTCGATTGAGGCCTTCGCCCGTACGCTGAAGGTCCATCGCAACACAGTCAAGCGGCAATGGGAGAAGATGCAGGCTGAAACCCTCCAAGAGGAAGAATCGTCGTCAGCTCAGGACCTGCTTACCGGCAGCGTCGACTACGACGATGACCGAGCCACACTCGAAGAAGATCAACTGCGTGCCGAAGAAGACGCTCAGTTTGAAGCCGCATCGGCGGCATCTCTCGGTTCACTCGAAGATCTGAACGCCCAGCAGCTGTTCGCACACGAACAGAAACTGCTCGATGACATGACTGACGTCGCCGAGCAGGCTCGCGGCCATTCCGATGCCCGGACCGAAAAGCTCATTGAGTGGATTCGCGAAAAAATGTGCCCAAACCTCGGGAAGCGAGGTGCCCAGTGGAACGACACTCGAGTCCTGATTTTCACTGAGTACGACGACACCAAACGGTATCTCGTCGGACGTCTGGAAGCGGCGATCCAAGGTAGCGATCGGGCTGAACAGCGGATTCAAATTTTCCATGGTCCGACGCCGCCCCCCAAACGCGAAGAAATCAAACAGGCGTTCAACACCGACCCCCGCCGACATCCTGTCCGCATTCTGATTGCCACCGATGCCGCCCGAGAAGGTTTAAACCTTCAAGCCCATTGCCACAATCTGTTTCACTTCGATGTGCCGTGGAACCCCAGCCGTATGGAGCAGCGAAACGGCCGAATTGACCGGAAGCTCCAACCCAAGGACGAGGTGTTTTGTCACTACTTTGTTTACACCCAACGCCCTGAAGACCGAATTCTTCAGGTCCTCGTTCGCAAAACCAAGACCATCAAAGACGAACTCGGCAGTCTTTCGCAGGTCATTGATGCTCGTCTAGCGAAGTCCATGAGCCAAGGCATTCGTCACCGCTCCATCGATACGCTTGAAAGCGAATTGGAAACGGCTGACCTGGACGATTATCGGCGCGCCGCGATTGAGGACGAACTGGAAGCGGCACGAGAACGCCAGCACGATCTCCGCCAACAGATCGACCGCCTGCGGTCGCTGCTGGAAAACTCTCGCAAAAGCATCGGACTGGACGACACCCATTTTCGGTCGGCCATTTCCTGTTCATTGCAAATCATGGGTGCAAAACAGCTATCGCCGGCCAAAGACGAAAATGGCATCGACTGCTTCGAGTTCCCTGCCCTCGACGAAAGATCCGGTGCCGACCCCACGTGGGCGGAAACAATGGATACCCTCCGTGCCCCTCGTAAACGAGACCAGAAGCTTTGGGAGTGGCGCAGATCATCACCGATTCGCCCAGTCGTATTTGAAGACCCAGGTGTCGTTGGCGACGACGTCGTCCACCTCCATCTCGAACAGCGGGCCGTTCAGCGGCTGTTGGGAAGGTTCACTGCCCAAGGGTTCGTCCATCACGACCTCTCACGTGCCTGCTTCGCCCAGGCCTCCGATTCCATCCCTCGTGTCATCCTGCTGGGCCGCCTGGCACTTTACGGCGAAGGCGCTGCCCGACTTCACGAGGAGCTGATTCCCGTGACGGCACGCTGGACCGATCCGGAGATTCGCAAAGGCCCTCTCGCTCCCTATGCGAAAGACACCGAGGCGAAGACGCTTGCCTTGCTGGAAGACTCGCTGCTCACCGCTGGTGGTATCAAGCTCACGCCGGAAGTCGTCAGCCAACTGCAAGCCGCCGCTCCAAATGACATCCATGAACTCCTCCCTCAGCTCACCACGCGCGGTGAAGAATATGCGGCAGATGCCATCAAGAAGCTCGCTGCCCGGGGTGCCGCCGAAGCCAAGGCCATGAAAGAGATCCTGGAAACCCAGCGCAAGCACATTTCAGAAACGATCAAGAGTATTTCAAAGTTCAGTCCTGCTCAGTTGCTCATCGACTTTGGGGATGAGCAGAACGAACTGGAGCAACTTAATGCCAACAAGCGGTACTGGACCAAGCGTCTTGAGGAACTACGAGAAGAATTGAAAACGGAACCTGCCCGCATCGAAGATCTGTACACGGTCAAAGCGACGCGTGTGGAACCGGTTGGACTCGTGTATCTCTGGCCGGTGACGGGGTAA
- a CDS encoding DUF4145 domain-containing protein — translation MKRIQNRFNNLAAMAKQIESSRRIKTEQRTGGESWIRGQQPRTYTSTSYNMDWKGYRQWSASVELLLNQVFGENSPHVINFNKTNLNHEYQDFEVRYPVFLAAKDDYENGYIFDVRSLVSAKVFSDELEQAEELIKKKHTTAAAVIAGTVLETTIRELAQQHGVDLGSVNKMNSDLAKEGVYNDAMKDQVQAWYKIRNNAAHGKPDEFTDSQVEVMIQGIRNFVADQMK, via the coding sequence ATGAAACGGATTCAGAATCGGTTCAACAACTTGGCCGCTATGGCTAAGCAGATAGAAAGTTCTCGAAGAATAAAGACCGAACAACGAACGGGTGGTGAATCGTGGATTAGGGGACAGCAGCCTCGTACTTATACAAGTACCTCCTACAACATGGATTGGAAAGGTTATCGTCAGTGGTCAGCTTCAGTTGAACTACTCTTGAATCAGGTGTTTGGTGAAAACTCCCCACATGTAATTAACTTCAACAAGACAAATCTCAATCACGAGTATCAAGACTTTGAGGTTCGTTATCCCGTTTTTCTCGCTGCTAAAGACGACTATGAAAACGGCTACATCTTTGATGTCCGCTCCCTAGTCAGTGCCAAGGTATTCTCTGATGAACTCGAACAGGCTGAAGAGTTAATCAAGAAGAAGCATACAACAGCGGCAGCCGTCATCGCTGGCACTGTTCTCGAAACGACTATCAGGGAATTAGCTCAACAGCATGGCGTGGATCTTGGCAGCGTCAACAAGATGAACTCAGATCTTGCCAAGGAAGGTGTCTACAACGACGCCATGAAGGACCAAGTTCAGGCGTGGTACAAGATCCGAAACAATGCTGCTCACGGCAAGCCAGATGAATTTACTGACTCTCAAGTCGAGGTGATGATCCAGGGGATTCGTAATTTCGTTGCGGACCAGATGAAGTAG
- a CDS encoding helix-turn-helix domain-containing protein produces MEVRMSKKKSQIQHDAIVGRFAARLRELRHTRGLTQSQLGQRAKITASYVGRLESGGAAPGIDLVRRLAEALGTSVHDLLPVDSAPDTEAVLRDRAKRLFDDLVSRADRETLLMLVPLLARLGESPTRRR; encoded by the coding sequence ATGGAGGTGCGCATGTCAAAGAAGAAGTCTCAGATCCAACACGATGCAATTGTCGGGCGTTTTGCCGCTCGTCTACGTGAATTGCGCCACACGAGAGGTCTGACTCAATCGCAATTGGGACAGCGTGCCAAGATCACGGCGAGTTATGTTGGACGACTTGAATCTGGAGGAGCCGCACCTGGAATCGACTTGGTTCGAAGGCTTGCGGAAGCTCTCGGGACGTCAGTTCATGACTTGCTTCCAGTCGATTCGGCTCCCGATACTGAGGCAGTTCTTCGAGATCGAGCCAAGAGACTCTTCGATGATCTTGTTAGTAGAGCCGATCGAGAAACGCTGTTGATGCTCGTGCCGCTTTTGGCACGACTGGGCGAATCGCCGACTAGACGGCGGTGA
- a CDS encoding DUF4339 domain-containing protein, with amino-acid sequence MPDAWFYHRNGEQHGPVSSGELKELANSGQLSPIDQVWKEGMEQWQPASRLKGLTFAVPVAEEVFPDPEVITPSNLEVSKKSSGAHTSKRSKAIKSPQGDEGISQLITNPVVVGLSLLFCFPVGLVLVWRHPEWSRNQKLIWTGGLLGLMVLGAMLPDTDPTNQTRSNADSRGIPTSGFEHANSGDGFFAPPSKNNGSGVQENIQRMKDSGNYNSHAGENVKRMWEAYDEIKD; translated from the coding sequence ATGCCTGATGCATGGTTTTATCACAGAAATGGTGAACAACATGGCCCCGTTTCTAGCGGCGAGTTAAAAGAACTTGCCAATTCTGGACAATTGTCGCCAATCGACCAAGTGTGGAAGGAAGGCATGGAGCAATGGCAGCCGGCCTCTCGTCTCAAAGGGCTCACTTTCGCAGTACCGGTTGCCGAGGAAGTGTTTCCTGATCCAGAAGTGATTACGCCTTCAAACCTTGAAGTATCGAAGAAGAGTTCTGGGGCACATACTTCGAAGAGATCGAAAGCAATTAAGTCCCCTCAAGGCGATGAGGGGATTTCCCAGTTGATCACCAATCCTGTCGTTGTTGGACTTTCCCTTCTGTTCTGTTTTCCAGTCGGGCTTGTTTTGGTTTGGCGACACCCAGAATGGTCTCGAAATCAAAAGCTAATTTGGACTGGGGGTCTCTTAGGATTGATGGTTCTAGGTGCGATGCTGCCGGACACCGATCCCACAAACCAAACGAGGAGTAACGCAGATTCACGAGGAATTCCTACCTCGGGCTTTGAGCACGCCAACTCCGGTGATGGCTTCTTTGCTCCTCCGAGCAAAAACAATGGGTCAGGGGTTCAAGAAAATATCCAAAGGATGAAAGATAGCGGTAACTACAACTCGCATGCGGGCGAAAACGTCAAAAGGATGTGGGAAGCGTATGATGAGATTAAGGATTGA
- a CDS encoding PH domain-containing protein, with translation MDASNPNDAGNPNFGVPPHDNPNNAAVDAANEQDPKDKFTAGKRNSGGGPDEQIWSGGYSAVDQSGSFMVLSLITIGLIVGGVFFWPILIAIPVLWVAQLIRVWWVKIGVSYELTTRRFMHEHGVIKRTTDRIEVIDIDDVTVEQGILDRMFNVGTIKITSSDRTHPELRIPGIKDVKKVALMIDDARQVQRDRRGVYIESV, from the coding sequence ATGGACGCGAGCAACCCCAACGATGCTGGCAACCCGAATTTCGGCGTTCCGCCTCACGACAATCCGAACAATGCCGCCGTCGACGCTGCCAACGAACAAGATCCGAAAGACAAGTTCACCGCAGGCAAACGCAACTCTGGCGGTGGGCCGGACGAGCAAATCTGGAGCGGCGGGTACTCGGCCGTTGACCAAAGCGGAAGCTTCATGGTTCTCAGCCTGATCACAATCGGGTTGATTGTCGGTGGGGTCTTTTTCTGGCCCATCCTGATTGCCATCCCCGTCTTGTGGGTAGCTCAATTGATTCGTGTTTGGTGGGTTAAGATCGGTGTTTCGTACGAACTGACCACCCGCCGCTTCATGCACGAGCACGGCGTCATCAAGCGTACGACCGACCGAATCGAAGTGATTGATATCGACGACGTCACCGTCGAGCAAGGCATTCTCGATCGGATGTTCAATGTCGGTACGATCAAGATCACCTCCAGTGACCGCACGCACCCAGAACTTCGCATTCCTGGCATCAAGGACGTCAAGAAGGTTGCCCTGATGATTGACGACGCCCGTCAGGTGCAACGCGATCGTCGCGGCGTTTATATCGAATCGGTGTAA
- a CDS encoding ArdC-like ssDNA-binding domain-containing protein, producing MYPRKPPRLIFPEEFYDETWEREEPPCIIRFAHQRIKIALQSARIPWKIPVSYDPNCGLPCNLRTKSRYRGVNTLLLCDTFRTKNFRSKWWGTKDDWHSVGCCVNDDQEPIVIAMCHDDVGSQFAPALVYNAAQVEGAEYFRASLDKLDALVVNDEADFGSIGRLLEYHAPDIRFDVGDENQSPDFNGYVPPDPWLDHPNHTSGDYILMQSEQYFHSRADHYSILLHEIMHWAEVRTGWIDRMPAREFVAEAGMCILGLELGVPHTFCEFNHRKWLPYWTILCHEDEKFFFSMMAQVDRACDFLLAPLGIGDTDA from the coding sequence ATGTACCCCCGAAAACCTCCTCGCCTGATATTTCCTGAGGAATTCTATGATGAAACGTGGGAGCGAGAGGAACCTCCCTGCATCATTCGATTCGCTCATCAACGAATTAAGATCGCACTTCAATCGGCCCGAATCCCCTGGAAGATCCCAGTTTCTTACGATCCGAATTGTGGATTGCCTTGCAACTTGCGGACTAAGTCACGATACCGTGGCGTGAACACGCTTCTCCTTTGCGATACGTTTCGAACAAAGAATTTTCGAAGTAAATGGTGGGGGACTAAAGATGACTGGCATTCGGTTGGATGCTGTGTGAACGACGATCAGGAACCAATTGTTATTGCCATGTGTCATGACGATGTCGGTTCCCAATTTGCCCCTGCTTTGGTTTACAACGCTGCTCAAGTTGAAGGAGCAGAATATTTCCGAGCGTCCTTGGACAAACTAGACGCTCTCGTCGTCAATGACGAAGCCGACTTTGGTTCGATTGGAAGACTTCTGGAATACCATGCACCTGACATTCGCTTTGATGTCGGGGACGAAAATCAATCTCCCGATTTTAATGGCTATGTTCCACCAGATCCCTGGCTCGATCATCCGAACCATACGTCAGGTGACTACATCCTAATGCAGTCCGAGCAGTATTTTCACAGCAGGGCCGATCATTACTCAATCTTGCTTCATGAAATTATGCATTGGGCCGAAGTTCGGACGGGATGGATCGACCGCATGCCTGCTAGGGAATTCGTGGCGGAAGCTGGTATGTGCATTCTGGGACTTGAACTTGGCGTTCCTCACACCTTTTGCGAATTCAACCATCGTAAATGGCTTCCCTACTGGACCATCCTTTGTCACGAAGACGAAAAGTTTTTCTTCTCGATGATGGCTCAGGTCGATCGTGCCTGTGACTTCTTACTCGCCCCACTTGGAATTGGAGACACTGATGCCTGA
- a CDS encoding DUF932 domain-containing protein yields MPAEISFINGKAEAAFALKPAWWDVGGEYVLDHVPDSEAMIEAAHLDWEVETQPIYDNDGRHIPGHSTTVRADTGLHLGVMSDSYRVVQNRDAFQFLDSLLKDGVMKYESAGALRGGRTVWALARMPSVDVIADGDEVNRYILWLNSHDGKGALYAIPTSVRVVCANTAALAIRGQQGIKHIGDMSAKLDQAHKLLSQADRQFSDYSEKAKLLAKTRFDREQANQYVEILVPRPEQEGRSSTIHDRKVESIREAFRSERNQLPAIRGTYWSLYNSVTEAIDHGRFFTYKGNRAESRMSSVLMGPGANLKQKAFDLAVEMAVAN; encoded by the coding sequence ATGCCCGCAGAAATTTCTTTTATCAATGGTAAAGCGGAAGCCGCTTTCGCCCTCAAACCCGCATGGTGGGATGTCGGAGGTGAATATGTTCTCGATCACGTTCCCGACAGTGAGGCGATGATCGAAGCGGCGCACCTCGACTGGGAAGTCGAAACGCAGCCGATCTATGACAATGACGGCCGACACATCCCCGGCCACTCGACGACGGTTCGTGCCGACACGGGGCTCCACCTGGGCGTCATGAGCGATAGTTATCGTGTCGTTCAGAATCGGGATGCCTTCCAGTTTCTGGATAGCCTCTTGAAAGACGGCGTCATGAAGTACGAATCAGCCGGAGCCCTGCGGGGTGGTCGTACCGTGTGGGCATTGGCTCGAATGCCAAGCGTTGACGTTATCGCCGATGGCGATGAAGTAAATCGTTATATCCTTTGGCTGAATAGTCACGATGGAAAAGGGGCTTTGTATGCGATCCCAACGTCGGTGAGAGTTGTCTGTGCAAATACGGCCGCTCTGGCGATCCGTGGCCAGCAGGGTATTAAGCATATCGGCGACATGTCCGCCAAGCTTGATCAGGCTCATAAACTGCTCTCACAAGCTGATCGGCAGTTCAGCGATTACAGCGAAAAGGCGAAATTGCTTGCCAAGACCCGATTCGATCGAGAGCAGGCAAATCAGTATGTCGAAATTCTGGTTCCTAGGCCGGAACAAGAGGGACGATCGTCAACGATTCACGATCGCAAAGTTGAATCAATCCGGGAAGCGTTTCGCAGTGAGCGGAATCAACTTCCAGCCATTCGTGGTACTTACTGGAGTCTTTACAACTCGGTAACCGAGGCAATCGATCACGGACGATTCTTTACCTACAAAGGCAATCGTGCTGAAAGCCGGATGTCTTCCGTATTGATGGGGCCGGGAGCCAATCTCAAGCAGAAGGCGTTCGACTTGGCCGTTGAGATGGCAGTGGCCAACTAG
- a CDS encoding addiction module protein translates to MISISQLTKEALSLPPEERARLAQTLLESIQASSKRLLGSNRRLLRKSEARAWLIVSR, encoded by the coding sequence GTGATTAGCATTTCGCAATTGACCAAAGAAGCATTGTCGCTGCCGCCCGAAGAGCGAGCCCGCCTGGCGCAAACGCTTTTGGAGAGTATTCAAGCCAGTTCTAAACGTCTACTTGGAAGTAATCGTCGACTATTACGAAAGTCAGAAGCCAGGGCTTGGCTCATAGTTTCTCGATGA
- a CDS encoding tetratricopeptide repeat protein, with amino-acid sequence MSFGSNEEEQLNLPELRQKVAEGVTAMVNLGLHYLNEQEFDQAACYLQAAANFEHPDAIYYLAQMHLNGDGVEQNNELAVEMLIHLAQQHLNGQGMYPAEELLRKVWARGICRDRIDAFYRDIYERSLIAAEDGHDVAMVQAALLLMTVLAQGEKPSPEDTEKARQLLTEAASLGNENAQMLLRQFADS; translated from the coding sequence ATGAGCTTTGGCAGTAATGAAGAAGAACAACTCAACCTTCCTGAGCTACGCCAGAAGGTAGCAGAAGGTGTCACGGCAATGGTCAACCTTGGCCTGCACTACCTAAACGAGCAGGAATTTGATCAGGCTGCATGCTATTTGCAAGCGGCAGCGAACTTCGAGCATCCCGATGCAATTTATTATCTGGCACAGATGCATCTCAACGGCGATGGCGTCGAGCAAAACAATGAACTCGCAGTCGAAATGCTAATTCACTTGGCACAGCAACACTTGAACGGCCAAGGTATGTACCCAGCGGAAGAACTCCTGAGAAAGGTCTGGGCGAGAGGAATATGCCGAGACCGAATCGATGCATTCTACCGAGATATTTACGAACGAAGTCTGATCGCAGCAGAAGATGGTCACGATGTCGCAATGGTTCAGGCTGCCTTACTTCTAATGACGGTTCTCGCCCAAGGTGAAAAACCTAGCCCCGAAGATACCGAAAAGGCAAGGCAGTTGCTAACCGAGGCGGCATCGCTCGGAAATGAAAACGCCCAGATGCTGCTTCGCCAATTTGCCGATTCTTAG
- the nrdR gene encoding transcriptional regulator NrdR encodes MRCPFCRADNDRVIDSRASQDSFSIRRRRECLGCKRRYTTYERVEELDIKIVKKDNVREPFHPEKIKRGLSLACWKRPISEAQIEAIVAAVESEIYSQYEGEVESRLIGEMVMQHLHAIDQVAYVRFASVYREFKDVRDFVDELQPMLQKYAPSVPKPSS; translated from the coding sequence ATGCGATGCCCGTTTTGTCGAGCCGACAACGACCGTGTGATTGACTCGCGCGCAAGTCAGGACAGTTTCTCGATTCGACGCCGACGCGAGTGCCTCGGCTGCAAGCGGCGGTACACCACGTACGAACGCGTGGAAGAACTCGACATCAAGATTGTCAAAAAAGACAACGTCCGCGAACCCTTCCACCCCGAAAAAATCAAACGGGGTTTATCGCTGGCCTGTTGGAAACGCCCCATCAGCGAGGCCCAGATCGAAGCGATTGTGGCAGCCGTCGAAAGCGAGATCTATTCCCAGTACGAAGGGGAAGTCGAAAGCCGCTTGATCGGCGAGATGGTCATGCAGCATCTGCACGCGATCGATCAGGTCGCTTACGTCCGCTTCGCCAGCGTCTACCGCGAGTTCAAAGACGTCCGGGACTTTGTCGACGAACTACAGCCAATGCTCCAGAAATATGCCCCGAGCGTGCCAAAGCCGTCTTCGTAA
- a CDS encoding DUF6508 domain-containing protein translates to MLDEPTLEQIDAILPFLKLFEHPDFVAGTHETDAGSGYPYFRKSESVAEFVQALYDNEWVTPEFDWPGWRESEMYISNPESIQTADTITILKLFTTHVRGDRFCDGHLAAMFESGHILAILRRLRVIREEMDE, encoded by the coding sequence ATGTTGGATGAACCAACTTTAGAGCAAATCGACGCAATCTTGCCGTTCCTGAAATTGTTCGAGCACCCCGACTTTGTAGCTGGAACCCATGAAACGGATGCTGGGTCAGGCTATCCATATTTCAGGAAGAGCGAATCTGTAGCAGAGTTCGTCCAAGCTCTCTATGACAATGAGTGGGTGACTCCAGAATTCGATTGGCCGGGTTGGAGAGAATCCGAGATGTACATTAGCAACCCGGAGAGTATCCAAACTGCCGATACAATCACAATCTTAAAGCTGTTCACAACACACGTCCGAGGAGACCGTTTCTGCGACGGACACCTCGCCGCAATGTTCGAGAGCGGTCACATCCTAGCGATCTTGCGCCGGCTTCGTGTAATTCGTGAGGAGATGGATGAATGA
- a CDS encoding deoxyribonuclease IV, which translates to MTQLPVIGAHMSIAGGYYKAVESAADLAMSSVQLFCKNNNQWRAKEITDKDVSLFQEALAKHNVGSPLCHASYLINLASPKPELWEKSVEGLRIEMLRCEQLGIPNLVFHPGAHMEATLEEGIARIVKAIDELHQQLPDCPVTLLLETTAGQGSSIGHKFEHLQAILEGVQEGERVAVCLDTCHIFAAGYPISDEKDFKATFKDFHKLIGFDKLRAIHLNDSKKDLGSRVDRHDHIGEGKIGPEAFGHMLNDRRFKKIPMYLETPKGEEDGVLNDAKNLAKLHSLIK; encoded by the coding sequence ATGACTCAATTGCCAGTTATTGGTGCCCACATGTCGATAGCAGGGGGCTATTACAAGGCCGTTGAAAGTGCCGCCGATCTTGCAATGTCTTCTGTGCAGCTTTTCTGCAAGAACAACAACCAGTGGCGGGCAAAAGAGATTACGGACAAGGACGTTTCGCTGTTTCAGGAAGCATTGGCGAAGCATAACGTGGGGTCGCCCCTTTGCCATGCTTCGTACTTGATTAACCTGGCGTCGCCTAAGCCAGAACTGTGGGAGAAGTCCGTCGAGGGGCTGAGAATCGAAATGCTGCGGTGCGAGCAACTGGGTATCCCGAACCTGGTGTTTCATCCGGGTGCTCATATGGAAGCGACGTTGGAGGAAGGGATTGCCCGGATCGTGAAGGCGATCGACGAGCTTCACCAGCAGCTGCCCGACTGCCCGGTGACGTTGCTGCTGGAAACGACCGCAGGGCAGGGGAGTTCGATCGGACACAAGTTCGAGCATCTACAGGCGATTCTGGAAGGGGTGCAAGAAGGGGAACGCGTGGCTGTCTGTTTAGATACGTGTCACATCTTCGCCGCCGGCTATCCGATTTCCGACGAGAAGGACTTCAAAGCGACGTTCAAAGACTTTCATAAGCTGATTGGTTTCGACAAACTGCGGGCCATTCACCTGAACGATAGCAAGAAGGATCTGGGTTCGCGGGTAGACCGCCACGATCATATTGGCGAGGGGAAAATCGGCCCCGAGGCCTTCGGGCACATGCTGAACGATCGCCGGTTCAAGAAGATCCCCATGTATTTGGAGACGCCCAAAGGGGAAGAGGATGGCGTGCTGAACGACGCTAAGAACCTGGCGAAGCTGCACTCGCTGATCAAGTAG